CTGCGCTTTGAAGATGTAGATGAAATTATTTCTAAAATACCTCAAATAAACTGGTATATTGATGAAGCTATCAAAATTGAGCTGTCAGGTAAAAAGATTGAGAAGAAACAAGCAGAGATTATTGTACCAGAGGAAATGTTAAGCACATTTGCTGAAGATAAAGCTTATGAGGAGCATTTTTACAAACTCACTCCAGGACGTCAAAGAGCGTATATTATAGAAATAAATAAAGCGAAAAAAAGTGAAACTAAAATCAATCGTATAAAAAAGTACCGAGATAAAATTATGCTTGGTAAAGGGATTATGGAATAATTAAAAAGCTTGATAGATTGATCTATCGAGCTTTTCTTGTTGATGTGAATCAAAAAATAGAAGTTTTGGAGAGGTTATTAATGGCAGAGTATTACAAAAGGTTGTTTTATATTGATGTGAAGAAGATTAATGTTGCTAAAGGTACTGTACAATTTATTTTAATGTTAATTCCATTGTTGATATTTTATATATTTGACAGCATTGGCTCAGGATTACTGTTTTCGATTGGCACATTATCTAATATTTATGTTTTCAATGGTACAAAAAGATCTAAGATTAAAACGATTGTCGTATCTACCATAGGGCTTGCGCTTGCGATGATTCTAGGATCATTAACAGCTGAGAGTATGTTGTTATTCGGTATACTGTTATTTTGTTTCGCTACGATTCCATATTATGTGTGTAATACATTGAGTATTAAAGGGCCGAGTTCTACGTTTTTCATTGTAGCTTATGGCTTAGGTTCTATTATGCCTTATCAACCGGAACTTGCGTTATATAGAGGAATTCTAGTAATTTCTGGAGGGATATTGACGGTAATAATAATTGCGATGATTGATGAATTCTATGGAAATCGCTATATCGATGACCTCGTAGCAGAAGATTATAATAGTATTCTTAAACTGATGCGCAGTTTTAACAACGATGACTTCGAAACTATCAATGAACATGTAATGCGTTCATTGATGACTACAAGCGACGCATTATCCTCCGTAAAACCCGCCATTACCCAGCAGCAGCCAGAGTATGAACGTACATTGCTATTGCATCAACTTGCAGAAGGAATTTATGCAGAAGTTTTAGATGTTAAAGCAAAAGGCATTGAGCAGTTGAGTGAAGATTTAATGAATATGATGGACAAGATAGTGAGTATGGTGAAAGAGAGAGAGTACCCCCAATCGGGATGGACGAGAAATTTTAGGATAGATGAATCATTCAATCATATTGCAGCTTTAATTTATAAAACTGAAGAAATATTATTCGCACCAACGAAACATATTGAAATAAGAACATTAAATACAAGACCACACTTTATTACTCGCCTTATACGTAATATTACGCCTGAATCCAATGCATTTGTTATTTCGATAAAATATGCAGTAATTATGGCATTAGCGATAACGATTGCGCTTGTTTTTCATATTGATCGTCCATATTGGATCGCGCTTACTGTACATTCTGTCCTAGTTGGAAATACAACGCTATTAAGTCTGGAGCGCGCAACTTCAAGGTTTGTTGGCACATTAATAGGTATCGCAGTTGTAGCATTGATATTATGGTTGAATCCTGACACAATTTGGATACTTATATTAATTGCAATCACTGCAGGAATAAACGAGATGCTTGTAGCATCAAATTATACCTTTGCGATGATTTCTATAACAACACAAGTATTGCTGATGTCTGGTATTGCTGTTGGACACCTTTCTATTTCATTTGCTTATTTAAGAATCACTGATGTAGTCATCGGAGTGCTCATTGCAGTAGTAGGAGTCACGATTATCGGACGCAAATCAGCTAGTAATAAATTACCTGAAGTAGTTGCGACCTTACTGCGTATCCAGGCATCTACATTTTATTATTTATATGCATCGAATCACAAAATTAAAGATCCCAGAAATGAAATGTTCAAACTATATTTAAATCTTTCTAATGTAAAGATGACATATTCGAATGCATACGGAGAATTTTCAGCAAATAAACAGGTGCTCAAAAATTATTATTTAATAATATTTTTAACAGAACAAATTACATTTTTACTAAACAGACAATTAAGAGATGGACATACAAAATGTATAGATAACGAAGTACTAGGCCATTATTTATTAGCATTTGAAAGGGTAGCGCAACAACTAGAAAAAGGAATCTTATTTCCTTCATTAACACTTGAATCTATTGATGGTGCGCATCAATTACAACAATTATTAAGTGAACTCCAACAAATAAAATTATTGAAATAAAAAGAATTTTACACTTGTTACAAAATTTATAATAATTTAATGTTATCTTCCTGAATTATATATATTATTATATATATAAAATAATTTTAGGAGAAAAATATGAAAAAAGATATTAAATTAATGCTGTCATTGCCAATCTTAAGCTGGGCTTTATATGACTTTAGCAACACTATTTTCAGCGCCAATATTATTACATTGTTCTTTCCTCAATTTGTAACAGAGCACTTTGGTAAAGATCCGGTAACTGAACAGTTAGCATCGACCTGGATTGCATATTCAGCAAGTATCGCGGCTTTATTGTTAATTATATTGAGTCCGATATATGGTGTGTATATTGATCGGACGAATCATAAAAAGAAATGGGTTATTGTATTTACTTTGATAGTATTTTTATGCACATTTGGTATGGGATATGTCTATAAACACCCTTTAGAAGGCAGCATTTTAGATGTGCCTGTGACTTTTTTGATGATTATAATCTTGTTTACTATTGCTAAGTTTATGTATAACTCAAGTCTTGTATTTTATGATGCGATGTTGCCGAGTTTAACAAGTAAAGAAAATCACTCCGTCATATCCGGTTATGGCGTGGCATTAGGATATATGGGAACGTTATTTGGTGTAATTTCAATTATGATGTTTGTAGGGACGAAAGATGCTGGAGAGACTTTTATACCCACTGCGATTATGTTTCTCTTGTTTAGTCTGCCGATATTTATCTTCGGTAAAGATGGAAAACGACAAGAAGTAGTCAATCATTCTTCGATAAAATCTGGATATAAAGAAGTGATAGAAACATTTAAGTTAGCGAAAACAAAGCCTGCCATTTATATCTTTTTGATTGTGTATTTCTTCTTAAACGATGCACTTGCAACAGCAATTAGCATGATGCAGCCTTATGCTACAACGGTTGTCGGTTTCACGAGTCAGCAGTTTATAGTGATATTCATGGCAGCTACAGTATTCAGTGTAATCGGAGCATTTGTGTTTGGCTATATCGCAAAGCATATAGGATCATTAAAGGCACTGCATTACGTCGGACTCGTGTTGATGATTGCATTAATATTAGCGAGTCTTCCTCTACCGAAAGAAGTCTTCTATATATGTGCAGTGCTGTTTGGAATTGCGATGGGCTCAATATGGGTAATTTCCAGGACCTTAATTATTGAATTAGCACCGGAAGAACATGTTGGACAATTCTTCGGTTTGTTTTCGATGAGTGGGAAATTGTCAGCGGTGATTGGGCCATTCATATATGGAACTATCACATTACTATTGAAAGATTATGGTCCACTTGCGAGTAGAATAGCAATATTATCTTTGTTTATTATGGCGTTATTTGCCTATATACTTCATTTTAAAGTTATTAAAACAGCGAAAATTGGATAGAGTAATTGTTATTATAAAATAATATAATCTTACACTTCTATAACTGGAAAGATGTAACTTTGGTGATTTTCTTTATGTATTTCAAGCTAATTCACAATAGTAACAAAATAAAATAAATGGATTTATTTTGAAAAAAACTATTTAAGATGAAAATAAAGTTTGATATGATTGAATTAACAAACCAAGGAGGATTATCATTTATGAAGAAATCTAAAGGCTTGATCATCGGACTTATTGCAGCTCTTGTATTAATTGGCGGAGGTGCAGCAGCATACTTTTTCATGACAAATACACCTAAAAATGCTTATTTATTAAGTGAGAAACAATCGATGGATAACGTGTCGAAGTATGTAGAAATGAGATTTCCAGAAGAAACGAAGTTTCAACAAAAACTTAAAGATGAAAGTTATGCATCTAATGTAAAGTTAGGTGCAGATGTTCCTGAAAGTTTAATAGGTGGACT
Above is a window of Macrococcoides canis DNA encoding:
- a CDS encoding YdeI/OmpD-associated family protein, coding for MKKVDKQQQLENFFNKQSKWQTSYLAFREILKEKELEEDYKWMHPCYTLSGKNVVLMHGFKSYAALLFHKGALIEDKYNMLIQQTENVQSARQLRFEDVDEIISKIPQINWYIDEAIKIELSGKKIEKKQAEIIVPEEMLSTFAEDKAYEEHFYKLTPGRQRAYIIEINKAKKSETKINRIKKYRDKIMLGKGIME
- a CDS encoding FUSC family protein; translated protein: MAEYYKRLFYIDVKKINVAKGTVQFILMLIPLLIFYIFDSIGSGLLFSIGTLSNIYVFNGTKRSKIKTIVVSTIGLALAMILGSLTAESMLLFGILLFCFATIPYYVCNTLSIKGPSSTFFIVAYGLGSIMPYQPELALYRGILVISGGILTVIIIAMIDEFYGNRYIDDLVAEDYNSILKLMRSFNNDDFETINEHVMRSLMTTSDALSSVKPAITQQQPEYERTLLLHQLAEGIYAEVLDVKAKGIEQLSEDLMNMMDKIVSMVKEREYPQSGWTRNFRIDESFNHIAALIYKTEEILFAPTKHIEIRTLNTRPHFITRLIRNITPESNAFVISIKYAVIMALAITIALVFHIDRPYWIALTVHSVLVGNTTLLSLERATSRFVGTLIGIAVVALILWLNPDTIWILILIAITAGINEMLVASNYTFAMISITTQVLLMSGIAVGHLSISFAYLRITDVVIGVLIAVVGVTIIGRKSASNKLPEVVATLLRIQASTFYYLYASNHKIKDPRNEMFKLYLNLSNVKMTYSNAYGEFSANKQVLKNYYLIIFLTEQITFLLNRQLRDGHTKCIDNEVLGHYLLAFERVAQQLEKGILFPSLTLESIDGAHQLQQLLSELQQIKLLK
- a CDS encoding MFS transporter, with amino-acid sequence MKKDIKLMLSLPILSWALYDFSNTIFSANIITLFFPQFVTEHFGKDPVTEQLASTWIAYSASIAALLLIILSPIYGVYIDRTNHKKKWVIVFTLIVFLCTFGMGYVYKHPLEGSILDVPVTFLMIIILFTIAKFMYNSSLVFYDAMLPSLTSKENHSVISGYGVALGYMGTLFGVISIMMFVGTKDAGETFIPTAIMFLLFSLPIFIFGKDGKRQEVVNHSSIKSGYKEVIETFKLAKTKPAIYIFLIVYFFLNDALATAISMMQPYATTVVGFTSQQFIVIFMAATVFSVIGAFVFGYIAKHIGSLKALHYVGLVLMIALILASLPLPKEVFYICAVLFGIAMGSIWVISRTLIIELAPEEHVGQFFGLFSMSGKLSAVIGPFIYGTITLLLKDYGPLASRIAILSLFIMALFAYILHFKVIKTAKIG